A window of the Oncorhynchus keta strain PuntledgeMale-10-30-2019 chromosome 21, Oket_V2, whole genome shotgun sequence genome harbors these coding sequences:
- the LOC118400614 gene encoding deoxynucleotidyltransferase terminal-interacting protein 1: MGAHRGEGRRDWLQQDAVEQPPIQTMNPWNIMIKHRQVYRRGRRSQMTMSYTDPVISMDLLRTVLQPSFNEDIMGVFRKYMKFFEKAARNVKENFEEDVQTEQLIREACRNCLENAKQLFSDGEKSAVARPGPEPQVKRVKLEDESSQRSSPVPKKRKGRMTAPVGSTFKPTMYSNVPKPKTSESVKREGPKWDPSRLNEGSTFVLGSRANKALGMGGTRGRIYIKHADLFKYAADAQDKHWLAERQHMRATGGKMAYLLIEEDVQDLSLSNDYKDCPDLKMTPVELKPFTVPGWMIEKMQKAMEVQSSGKE; the protein is encoded by the exons ATGGGTGCCCATCGAGGTGAGGGACGGAGGGACTGGCTTCAACAAGATGCTGTTGAACAGCCGCCCATACAAACTATG AATCCATGGAACATCATGATAAAGCACAGACAGGTCTACCGCCGGGGCAGACGCTCACAGATGACCATGAG CTACACAGACCCTGTTATATCCATGGACCTCTTGCGAACAGTTCTACAGCCCAGCTTCAATGAGGACATTATGGGAGTCTTCAGAAAATACATGAAG TTTTTCGAGAAAGCAGCCAGAAACGTGAAGGAGAACTTCGAAGAGGACGTCCAGACCGAGCAGCTGATCCGAGAAGCCTGCAGAAACTGCTTGGAAAAT GCCAAACAGCTCTTCTCAGACGGGGAGAAATCGGCAGTGGCAAGACCCGGCCCTGAGCCTCAAGTCAAG CGGGTGAAGCTGGAGGATGAGTCCAGTCAAAGATCCAGCCCTGTTCCAAAGAAG CGGAAAGGGCGCATGACAGCTCCTGTCGGGTCCACTTTCAAGCCTACTATGTATAGTAATGT GCCTAAGCCCAAGACATCGGAGTCCGTAAAGCGTGAGGGACCTAAG TGGGACCCTTCCAGACTGAATGAAGGGAGCACATTTGTTCTTGGGTCCAGAGCAAATAA AGCTTTAGGAATGGGTGGCACCAGAGGAAGGATTTACATCAAACATGCTGACCTCTTCAAG tatgCTGCCGATGCCCAGGACAAACACTGGTTGGCAGAGAGACAGCATATGAGAGCTACAGGTGGAAAGATG GCCTATCTCCTTATTGAAGAGGATGTCCAGGACCTTTCTCTGAGTAATGATTACAA agattGCCCTGACCTGAAAATGACGCCAGTTGAGTTGAAGCCTTTCACAGTTCCCGGGTGGATGATTGAGAAGATGCAGAAGGCCATGGAGGTCCAGAGTTCAGGGAAGGAGTAG
- the pcif1 gene encoding mRNA (2'-O-methyladenosine-N(6)-)-methyltransferase, producing the protein MTSENHTTVKVDTSMVMSPTGSATQGSPVSPSTSKPMPELPDELVQAGWSKCWSKRENRPYWFNRFTNQSLWEMPVLGQHDVISDPLGLNAAPAEGTGDAGVGNGQRKRRLSEEAAQGGPNSFKRSKIEVGIPVTPTTPIVPISPITPGAKPWNSTTGTEDKPGQHSMPAPAPYRPSVIYWDLDVQTNAVIRERPPANHLPPHPEMELQRAQLTTKLRQHYHELCYQREGIEPPRESFNRWLLERKVLDKGPDPLLPSECDPIISPSMFREVMNDIPIRLSRIKYKEEARKLLFKYAEAAKKMIDSRNATPDSRKVVKWNAEDTMNWLRRDHSASKEDYMERLDHLRKQCGPHVAAVAKDSVEGICTKIYHISAEYVRRIHQAHQTLLKDCNVSDPEAADVQDRLVYCYPIRLALPSPAQPRVELHFENDIACLRYKGEMVKVNRSYFTKLELLYRYSSIDDPRFEKFLSRVWCLIKRYLVMFGAGVNEGTGLQGALPVPVFEALNKQFGVTFECFASPLNSYFKQFCSAFPDTDGFFGSRGPFLNFSPASGSFEANPPFSEELMDAMVTHFEKLLEKSSEPLSFIIFVPEWRDPLTPALHRMETSAFRRHQMSVPAFEHEYRSGSQHICKKEEMYYKAVHGTVVIFLQNAAGFAKWEPTPERIQELLAAYQVSRRALGSPGPSSAPTTLSPASAGGSGDKDSIAAKTAPERSASLDTSPARQDNSSSSSNPVEKTTPPSETASV; encoded by the exons atgacaaGTGAGAATCACACAACAGTGAAGGTGGACACCTCTATGGTGATGTCTCCCACAGGCTCTGCCACACAGGGGTCTCCTGTCTCACCTTCAACCAGCAAACCAATGCCAGAGTTGCCAG ACGAACTCGTCCAGGCAGGCTGGTCGAAATGCTGGAGCAAGCGGGAGAACAGGCCCTACTGGTTCAACCGCTTCACCAATCAGTCGCTGTGGGAGATGCCAGTCCTGGGGCAGCATGATGTCATT TCTGACCCGCTGGGTTTGAACGCTGCCCCAGCCGAGGGAACGGGCGACGCCGGCGTGGGCAACGGGCAACGCAAGAGACGCCTGTCGGAGGAGGCCGCCCAGGGGGGTCCTAACAGCTTCAAGAGGTCCAAG ATTGAGGTTGGTATACCTGTAACCCCAACGACCCCGATAGTTCCCATCTCACCCATTACCCCCGGGGCTAAGCCATGGAACTCTACCACAGGCACAGAAGACAAGCCAGGGCAGCACTCTATGCCCGCCCCAGCCCCATACCGTCCCAGTGT AATATACTGGGACCTGGATGTTCAGACGAACGCAGTGATCAGAGAGCGACCACCTGCCAACCATCTACCGCCCCACCCAGAGATGGAGCTCCAACGTGCCCAGCTCACCACCAAGCTACGGCAGCACTACCACGAGCTCTGCTACCAACGAGAAG GTATCGAGCCCCCACGGGAGTCCTTCAACCGCTGGCTGCTGGAGCGCAAGGTGCTGGACAAAGGGCCAGACCCCCTACTGCCCAGCGAGTGTGACCCCATCATCTCCCCGTCCATGTTCAGAGAAGTCATGAATGACATCCCCATCAG GTTGTCCCGCATCAAGTACAAAGAGGAGGCCCGAAAGCTCTTATTCAAATACGCAGAAGCTGCCAAGAAAATGATTGACTCGAG AAACGCCACACCAGACAGCCGAAAGGTTGTGAAATGGAATGCAGAGGACACCATGAACTGGCTACGGAGGGACCACTCGGCCAGTAAAGAGGactacatg GAACGTCTGGACCACTTGCGGAAACAGTGTGGTCCCCACGTAGCAGCAGTGGCCAAAGACTCTGTGGAGGGGATCTGTACGAAGATTTACCACATCTCAGCAGAGTACGTGCGACGCATTCACCAGGCCCACCAGACGTTGCTGAAGGACTGCAACGTGTCGG acccagAGGCAGCAGATGTGCAGGACAGGCTGGTATACTGCTACCCCATTCGGCTGGCCTTGCCCTCGCCGGCTCAGCCACGCGTGGAGCTACACTTTGAGAACGACATCGCCTGCCTGCGCTACAAGGGAGAGATGGTCAAGGTCAACCGCAGCTACTTCACCAAGCTG GAGCTATTATACCGATACAGCTCCATCGACGATCCCAGGTTCGAGAAGTTCCTGTCACGAGTGTGGTGCCTTATCAAGAGATACCTG GTGATGTTTGGTGCCGGGGTGAATGAGGGGACGGGCTTACAGGGGGCTCTCCCCGTGCCTGTCTTTGAGGCCCTAAACAAGCAGTTCGGGGTGACCTTTGAGTGTTTCGCCTCACCACTCAACTCCTACTTCAAGCAGTTCTGCTCTGCCTTCCCCGACACAGATGGCTTTTTCGGATCCAGGGG GCCCTTTCTGAACTTCTCACCAGCCAGTGGCTCCTTTGAGGCCAACCCTCCCTTCAGTGAGGAGCTGATGGATGCCATGGTGACACACTTTGAG AAACTGCTGGAGAAGTCCAGCGAGCCTCTGTCCTTCATCATCTTTGTCCCGGAGTGGCGAGACCCGCTGACCCCGGCCCTCCACCGCATGGAGACCAGCGCCTTCCGCCGCCACCAGATGTCGGTGCCCGCCTTCGAGCACGAGTACCGCAGCGGCTCGCAGCACATCTGCAAGAA ggAGGAGATGTACTACAAGGCCGTCCACGGCACGGTGGTCATCTTCCTGCAGAATGCCGCCGGCTTTGCGAAGTGGGAGCCCACGCCGGAGCGCATCCAGGAGCTGCTGGCAGCCTACCAGGTCTCCAGGCGAGCCTTGGGCTCCCCAGGTCCCTCCTCCGCTCCCACTACGCTCTCCCCGGCCAGTGCAGGGGGGTCAGGCGACAAAGACTCTATTGCCGCCAAAACGGCACCCGAACGATCAGCCAGTTTGGACACATCACCCGCTCGCCAggacaacagcagcagtagtagtaatccTGTGGAAAAGACTACACCACCTTCTGAAACAGCCAGCGTTTAA